A portion of the Phocoena sinus isolate mPhoSin1 chromosome 9, mPhoSin1.pri, whole genome shotgun sequence genome contains these proteins:
- the GIMAP1 gene encoding GTPase IMAP family member 1 isoform X4 — protein sequence MDVEAQTGLRQKCVVGRMVHKGIMRGQKTARDEENAYGLEARESALQEPRLRLLLAGRSGTGKSATGNSILGQKRFISRLGATSVTRTCATGSCRWAKWDVEIIDTPDLFSSEVSQTDPDCTERSRCYLLSAPGPHALLLVTQLGRFTAQDQQAWRRVKALFGDGIVTRTIVVFTREEDLAGGSLQRYVRDTENRALRELVAECGDRFCAFDNRATGGKREAQVMALMGLVEELVRHHGGAPYTNDLYSLAQALEGADPEKRLRRVAERVAFCAQRRRERWPLTWLWRWPKARGTWRKLGVCTLVGALVLLCVLYRHRPEALQVTWQERN from the exons ATGGACGTTGAAGCACAGACAGGACTCAGGCAGAAGTGTGTGGTGGGACGAATGGTCCACAAG GGAATCATGAGAGGACAGAAGACagcaagagatgaagaaaacGCCTATG GTTTAGAAGCCCGCGAGTCTGCCCTGCAGGAGCCCAGGCTGCGGCTCCTCCTGGCGGGGAGGTCAGGGACTGGGAAAAGCGCCACGGGAAACAGCATCCTGGGCCAGAAGCGCTTCATCTCCAGGCTCGGGGCGACGTCGGTGACCCGGACCTGCGCCACGGGCAGCTGCAGGTGGGCCAAGTGGGACGTGGAAATCATTGACACCCCGGACCTCTTCAGCTCCGAAGTCTCCCAGACAGACCCGGACTGCACGGAGAGAAGCCGCTGCTACCTGCTCTCGGCGCCTGGGCCCCACGCCCTGCTCCTGGTGACCCAGCTGGGCCGCTTCACGGCCCAGGACCAGCAGGCCTGGAGGCGGGTGAAGGCGCTGTTCGGGGACGGCATCGTGACGCGCACCATCGTGGTCTTCACCCGCGAGGAAGACCTGGCTGGGGGCTCGCTGCAGCGTTACGTGCGCGACACCGAGAACCGCGCGCTCAGGGAACTGGTGGCCGAGTGTGGGGACCGATTCTGCGCCTTCGACAACCGAGCCACCGGCGGGAAGCGGGAGGCCCAGGTGATGGCGCTGATGGGGCTGGTGGAGGAGCTGGTGAGGCACCACGGCGGCGCCCCCTACACCAACGACCTGTACAGCCTGGCGCAGGCCCTGGAGGGCGCGGACCCCGAGAAGAGGCTGCGCAGGGTGGCGGAGCGAGTGGCCTTCTGCGCGCAGAGGCGGCGGGAGCGCTGGCCGCTGACCTGGCTGTGGCGGTGGCCCAAGGCGCGGGGGACCTGGCGTAAGCTGGGCGTGTGCACCCTAGTGGGCGCCCTGGTCCTGCTCTGCGTGCTCTACAGGCACCGGCCAGAGGCCTTGCAGGTAACTTGGCAAGAAAGGAACTGA
- the GIMAP1 gene encoding GTPase IMAP family member 1 isoform X2 produces MRGQKTARDEENAYGIQGTRVPGYVLSGSGAYRSLVLTGLEARESALQEPRLRLLLAGRSGTGKSATGNSILGQKRFISRLGATSVTRTCATGSCRWAKWDVEIIDTPDLFSSEVSQTDPDCTERSRCYLLSAPGPHALLLVTQLGRFTAQDQQAWRRVKALFGDGIVTRTIVVFTREEDLAGGSLQRYVRDTENRALRELVAECGDRFCAFDNRATGGKREAQVMALMGLVEELVRHHGGAPYTNDLYSLAQALEGADPEKRLRRVAERVAFCAQRRRERWPLTWLWRWPKARGTWRKLGVCTLVGALVLLCVLYRHRPEALQASHCCGLSR; encoded by the exons ATGAGAGGACAGAAGACagcaagagatgaagaaaacGCCTATG GCATCCAGGGGACCCGGGTACCAGGATATGTGCTTTCAGGTTCGGGAGCTTACAGATCATTGGTGCTCACAGGTTTAGAAGCCCGCGAGTCTGCCCTGCAGGAGCCCAGGCTGCGGCTCCTCCTGGCGGGGAGGTCAGGGACTGGGAAAAGCGCCACGGGAAACAGCATCCTGGGCCAGAAGCGCTTCATCTCCAGGCTCGGGGCGACGTCGGTGACCCGGACCTGCGCCACGGGCAGCTGCAGGTGGGCCAAGTGGGACGTGGAAATCATTGACACCCCGGACCTCTTCAGCTCCGAAGTCTCCCAGACAGACCCGGACTGCACGGAGAGAAGCCGCTGCTACCTGCTCTCGGCGCCTGGGCCCCACGCCCTGCTCCTGGTGACCCAGCTGGGCCGCTTCACGGCCCAGGACCAGCAGGCCTGGAGGCGGGTGAAGGCGCTGTTCGGGGACGGCATCGTGACGCGCACCATCGTGGTCTTCACCCGCGAGGAAGACCTGGCTGGGGGCTCGCTGCAGCGTTACGTGCGCGACACCGAGAACCGCGCGCTCAGGGAACTGGTGGCCGAGTGTGGGGACCGATTCTGCGCCTTCGACAACCGAGCCACCGGCGGGAAGCGGGAGGCCCAGGTGATGGCGCTGATGGGGCTGGTGGAGGAGCTGGTGAGGCACCACGGCGGCGCCCCCTACACCAACGACCTGTACAGCCTGGCGCAGGCCCTGGAGGGCGCGGACCCCGAGAAGAGGCTGCGCAGGGTGGCGGAGCGAGTGGCCTTCTGCGCGCAGAGGCGGCGGGAGCGCTGGCCGCTGACCTGGCTGTGGCGGTGGCCCAAGGCGCGGGGGACCTGGCGTAAGCTGGGCGTGTGCACCCTAGTGGGCGCCCTGGTCCTGCTCTGCGTGCTCTACAGGCACCGGCCAGAGGCCTTGCAG gcctctcactgttgtggcctctcccgttga
- the GIMAP1 gene encoding GTPase IMAP family member 1 isoform X5, protein MRGQKTARDEENAYGLEARESALQEPRLRLLLAGRSGTGKSATGNSILGQKRFISRLGATSVTRTCATGSCRWAKWDVEIIDTPDLFSSEVSQTDPDCTERSRCYLLSAPGPHALLLVTQLGRFTAQDQQAWRRVKALFGDGIVTRTIVVFTREEDLAGGSLQRYVRDTENRALRELVAECGDRFCAFDNRATGGKREAQVMALMGLVEELVRHHGGAPYTNDLYSLAQALEGADPEKRLRRVAERVAFCAQRRRERWPLTWLWRWPKARGTWRKLGVCTLVGALVLLCVLYRHRPEALQASHCCGLSR, encoded by the exons ATGAGAGGACAGAAGACagcaagagatgaagaaaacGCCTATG GTTTAGAAGCCCGCGAGTCTGCCCTGCAGGAGCCCAGGCTGCGGCTCCTCCTGGCGGGGAGGTCAGGGACTGGGAAAAGCGCCACGGGAAACAGCATCCTGGGCCAGAAGCGCTTCATCTCCAGGCTCGGGGCGACGTCGGTGACCCGGACCTGCGCCACGGGCAGCTGCAGGTGGGCCAAGTGGGACGTGGAAATCATTGACACCCCGGACCTCTTCAGCTCCGAAGTCTCCCAGACAGACCCGGACTGCACGGAGAGAAGCCGCTGCTACCTGCTCTCGGCGCCTGGGCCCCACGCCCTGCTCCTGGTGACCCAGCTGGGCCGCTTCACGGCCCAGGACCAGCAGGCCTGGAGGCGGGTGAAGGCGCTGTTCGGGGACGGCATCGTGACGCGCACCATCGTGGTCTTCACCCGCGAGGAAGACCTGGCTGGGGGCTCGCTGCAGCGTTACGTGCGCGACACCGAGAACCGCGCGCTCAGGGAACTGGTGGCCGAGTGTGGGGACCGATTCTGCGCCTTCGACAACCGAGCCACCGGCGGGAAGCGGGAGGCCCAGGTGATGGCGCTGATGGGGCTGGTGGAGGAGCTGGTGAGGCACCACGGCGGCGCCCCCTACACCAACGACCTGTACAGCCTGGCGCAGGCCCTGGAGGGCGCGGACCCCGAGAAGAGGCTGCGCAGGGTGGCGGAGCGAGTGGCCTTCTGCGCGCAGAGGCGGCGGGAGCGCTGGCCGCTGACCTGGCTGTGGCGGTGGCCCAAGGCGCGGGGGACCTGGCGTAAGCTGGGCGTGTGCACCCTAGTGGGCGCCCTGGTCCTGCTCTGCGTGCTCTACAGGCACCGGCCAGAGGCCTTGCAG gcctctcactgttgtggcctctcccgttga
- the GIMAP1 gene encoding GTPase IMAP family member 1 isoform X6, whose protein sequence is MRGQKTARDEENAYGLEARESALQEPRLRLLLAGRSGTGKSATGNSILGQKRFISRLGATSVTRTCATGSCRWAKWDVEIIDTPDLFSSEVSQTDPDCTERSRCYLLSAPGPHALLLVTQLGRFTAQDQQAWRRVKALFGDGIVTRTIVVFTREEDLAGGSLQRYVRDTENRALRELVAECGDRFCAFDNRATGGKREAQVMALMGLVEELVRHHGGAPYTNDLYSLAQALEGADPEKRLRRVAERVAFCAQRRRERWPLTWLWRWPKARGTWRKLGVCTLVGALVLLCVLYRHRPEALQVTWQERN, encoded by the exons ATGAGAGGACAGAAGACagcaagagatgaagaaaacGCCTATG GTTTAGAAGCCCGCGAGTCTGCCCTGCAGGAGCCCAGGCTGCGGCTCCTCCTGGCGGGGAGGTCAGGGACTGGGAAAAGCGCCACGGGAAACAGCATCCTGGGCCAGAAGCGCTTCATCTCCAGGCTCGGGGCGACGTCGGTGACCCGGACCTGCGCCACGGGCAGCTGCAGGTGGGCCAAGTGGGACGTGGAAATCATTGACACCCCGGACCTCTTCAGCTCCGAAGTCTCCCAGACAGACCCGGACTGCACGGAGAGAAGCCGCTGCTACCTGCTCTCGGCGCCTGGGCCCCACGCCCTGCTCCTGGTGACCCAGCTGGGCCGCTTCACGGCCCAGGACCAGCAGGCCTGGAGGCGGGTGAAGGCGCTGTTCGGGGACGGCATCGTGACGCGCACCATCGTGGTCTTCACCCGCGAGGAAGACCTGGCTGGGGGCTCGCTGCAGCGTTACGTGCGCGACACCGAGAACCGCGCGCTCAGGGAACTGGTGGCCGAGTGTGGGGACCGATTCTGCGCCTTCGACAACCGAGCCACCGGCGGGAAGCGGGAGGCCCAGGTGATGGCGCTGATGGGGCTGGTGGAGGAGCTGGTGAGGCACCACGGCGGCGCCCCCTACACCAACGACCTGTACAGCCTGGCGCAGGCCCTGGAGGGCGCGGACCCCGAGAAGAGGCTGCGCAGGGTGGCGGAGCGAGTGGCCTTCTGCGCGCAGAGGCGGCGGGAGCGCTGGCCGCTGACCTGGCTGTGGCGGTGGCCCAAGGCGCGGGGGACCTGGCGTAAGCTGGGCGTGTGCACCCTAGTGGGCGCCCTGGTCCTGCTCTGCGTGCTCTACAGGCACCGGCCAGAGGCCTTGCAGGTAACTTGGCAAGAAAGGAACTGA
- the GIMAP1 gene encoding GTPase IMAP family member 1 isoform X3, with product MDVEAQTGLRQKCVVGRMVHKGIMRGQKTARDEENAYGLEARESALQEPRLRLLLAGRSGTGKSATGNSILGQKRFISRLGATSVTRTCATGSCRWAKWDVEIIDTPDLFSSEVSQTDPDCTERSRCYLLSAPGPHALLLVTQLGRFTAQDQQAWRRVKALFGDGIVTRTIVVFTREEDLAGGSLQRYVRDTENRALRELVAECGDRFCAFDNRATGGKREAQVMALMGLVEELVRHHGGAPYTNDLYSLAQALEGADPEKRLRRVAERVAFCAQRRRERWPLTWLWRWPKARGTWRKLGVCTLVGALVLLCVLYRHRPEALQASHCCGLSR from the exons ATGGACGTTGAAGCACAGACAGGACTCAGGCAGAAGTGTGTGGTGGGACGAATGGTCCACAAG GGAATCATGAGAGGACAGAAGACagcaagagatgaagaaaacGCCTATG GTTTAGAAGCCCGCGAGTCTGCCCTGCAGGAGCCCAGGCTGCGGCTCCTCCTGGCGGGGAGGTCAGGGACTGGGAAAAGCGCCACGGGAAACAGCATCCTGGGCCAGAAGCGCTTCATCTCCAGGCTCGGGGCGACGTCGGTGACCCGGACCTGCGCCACGGGCAGCTGCAGGTGGGCCAAGTGGGACGTGGAAATCATTGACACCCCGGACCTCTTCAGCTCCGAAGTCTCCCAGACAGACCCGGACTGCACGGAGAGAAGCCGCTGCTACCTGCTCTCGGCGCCTGGGCCCCACGCCCTGCTCCTGGTGACCCAGCTGGGCCGCTTCACGGCCCAGGACCAGCAGGCCTGGAGGCGGGTGAAGGCGCTGTTCGGGGACGGCATCGTGACGCGCACCATCGTGGTCTTCACCCGCGAGGAAGACCTGGCTGGGGGCTCGCTGCAGCGTTACGTGCGCGACACCGAGAACCGCGCGCTCAGGGAACTGGTGGCCGAGTGTGGGGACCGATTCTGCGCCTTCGACAACCGAGCCACCGGCGGGAAGCGGGAGGCCCAGGTGATGGCGCTGATGGGGCTGGTGGAGGAGCTGGTGAGGCACCACGGCGGCGCCCCCTACACCAACGACCTGTACAGCCTGGCGCAGGCCCTGGAGGGCGCGGACCCCGAGAAGAGGCTGCGCAGGGTGGCGGAGCGAGTGGCCTTCTGCGCGCAGAGGCGGCGGGAGCGCTGGCCGCTGACCTGGCTGTGGCGGTGGCCCAAGGCGCGGGGGACCTGGCGTAAGCTGGGCGTGTGCACCCTAGTGGGCGCCCTGGTCCTGCTCTGCGTGCTCTACAGGCACCGGCCAGAGGCCTTGCAG gcctctcactgttgtggcctctcccgttga
- the GIMAP1 gene encoding GTPase IMAP family member 1 isoform X1 produces MDVEAQTGLRQKCVVGRMVHKGIMRGQKTARDEENAYGIQGTRVPGYVLSGSGAYRSLVLTGLEARESALQEPRLRLLLAGRSGTGKSATGNSILGQKRFISRLGATSVTRTCATGSCRWAKWDVEIIDTPDLFSSEVSQTDPDCTERSRCYLLSAPGPHALLLVTQLGRFTAQDQQAWRRVKALFGDGIVTRTIVVFTREEDLAGGSLQRYVRDTENRALRELVAECGDRFCAFDNRATGGKREAQVMALMGLVEELVRHHGGAPYTNDLYSLAQALEGADPEKRLRRVAERVAFCAQRRRERWPLTWLWRWPKARGTWRKLGVCTLVGALVLLCVLYRHRPEALQASHCCGLSR; encoded by the exons ATGGACGTTGAAGCACAGACAGGACTCAGGCAGAAGTGTGTGGTGGGACGAATGGTCCACAAG GGAATCATGAGAGGACAGAAGACagcaagagatgaagaaaacGCCTATG GCATCCAGGGGACCCGGGTACCAGGATATGTGCTTTCAGGTTCGGGAGCTTACAGATCATTGGTGCTCACAGGTTTAGAAGCCCGCGAGTCTGCCCTGCAGGAGCCCAGGCTGCGGCTCCTCCTGGCGGGGAGGTCAGGGACTGGGAAAAGCGCCACGGGAAACAGCATCCTGGGCCAGAAGCGCTTCATCTCCAGGCTCGGGGCGACGTCGGTGACCCGGACCTGCGCCACGGGCAGCTGCAGGTGGGCCAAGTGGGACGTGGAAATCATTGACACCCCGGACCTCTTCAGCTCCGAAGTCTCCCAGACAGACCCGGACTGCACGGAGAGAAGCCGCTGCTACCTGCTCTCGGCGCCTGGGCCCCACGCCCTGCTCCTGGTGACCCAGCTGGGCCGCTTCACGGCCCAGGACCAGCAGGCCTGGAGGCGGGTGAAGGCGCTGTTCGGGGACGGCATCGTGACGCGCACCATCGTGGTCTTCACCCGCGAGGAAGACCTGGCTGGGGGCTCGCTGCAGCGTTACGTGCGCGACACCGAGAACCGCGCGCTCAGGGAACTGGTGGCCGAGTGTGGGGACCGATTCTGCGCCTTCGACAACCGAGCCACCGGCGGGAAGCGGGAGGCCCAGGTGATGGCGCTGATGGGGCTGGTGGAGGAGCTGGTGAGGCACCACGGCGGCGCCCCCTACACCAACGACCTGTACAGCCTGGCGCAGGCCCTGGAGGGCGCGGACCCCGAGAAGAGGCTGCGCAGGGTGGCGGAGCGAGTGGCCTTCTGCGCGCAGAGGCGGCGGGAGCGCTGGCCGCTGACCTGGCTGTGGCGGTGGCCCAAGGCGCGGGGGACCTGGCGTAAGCTGGGCGTGTGCACCCTAGTGGGCGCCCTGGTCCTGCTCTGCGTGCTCTACAGGCACCGGCCAGAGGCCTTGCAG gcctctcactgttgtggcctctcccgttga